From the genome of Amycolatopsis camponoti:
AAGGAACCATCAAGACGCGGCTTCGGGACGGCCTGATCCGCCTGCGTGACTGCTTGGGGGTGACCGCGTGAGCACGCCGGAGATGCACACCCTGGCGGGCGCGTTCGCGCTCGACGCGGTGTCGGACATCGAGCGGGCGGAGTTCTCCCGCCACCTCGAGCAGTGCGACTCCTGCGCGCAGGAGGTCGCCGAGCTGCGCGCGACCGCGGCCCGGCTGGGCGCGGCGATGGCCGAGGAGCCGCCGCCGGAGTTCAAGGACCGGGTCATGACGGCCATGCACGCCACCCGCCAGCTGCCGCCGCGGACCCGGCCCGGCTCGCCGGACCGGCAGCGGCGGTCGGCGCGTGCCCCGCGCTGGGCGGTCGTCGTGGCGGCCGCGGCCGCCGTCGTGGGGCTCGCCGCGGGCGGGGTGTTCGGCGGGATCGCGCTGACCCAGCAGCAGGAGCTGCAGTCCGCGCAGACCCAGCTCGACCAGGCGAAGGACCGGTACGCGCCGGTCGCCGCGCTGCTCGCGGCCCCGGACGCGAAGACCGCGCACGGCGAGGCGCCCACCGGCGGCGGCGTGACGGTCGTGTTGTCGAAGTCGCTGAACCGCGTGATGGTGATGGACGCCGGGCTGCCGGCGCAGGCGGGCGGGAAGGTCTACGAGGCCTGGCTGATCACCGGCAAGGACGCGCCGCGCTCGGCCGGCGTGATCGCCTCGGCGGCCGACGGCGGCCTGGTCGTCGCGGAGGGCGTCGGGAGCGCCGACCACCTGGCGGTGAGCCTCGAGCAGGCCGGCGGATCGCCCAGCGGGGCACCCACCGAGGTGCTCATGAGCATGCCCGTCCCGGCCTGACCGGAGCGCCATAGCAGACGCGGCCGGAGCGGTGCTCCCGGCTCCTCGCTCTTGCGCGCTCGAACGTGTTGTGGCAAAACACCTTTGCGACACACGGCGTGCCTACTGGATTAGAGCGTGCCTGGTGCCTACCGTCCTGCCTAACGTCGGCAGTTGACATAACTCTCGATCTGCGGTTTAGGTTGAGAGTTGATCATCCGCCGGCGGGCTGTACGGGCACAACGATCAGGAAGGCGGACTTCGATGACGCCCCCGCACAACTACCTTGCGGTGATCAAGGTGGTCGGCATCGGCGGTGGCGGCGTGAACGCCGTGAACCGCATGATCGAGGTCGGCCTCAAGGGTGTCGAGTTCATCGCGGTGAACACCGACGCCCAGGCACTGCTCATGTCCGACGCCGACGTCAAGCTGGACATCGGCCGCGAACTCACCCGGGGCCTCGGCGCGGGCGCCGCCCCCGAGGTCGGCCAGAAGGCCGCCGAAGACCACCGTGAAGAGATCGAAGAGGTCATCAAGGGCGCCGACATGGTGTTCGTGACGGCCGGCGAAGGCGGCGGCACCGGCACCGGTGGCGCCCCGGTCGTGGCGCAGATCGCCCGCAAGCTGGGCGCGCTGACCATCGGCGTCGTGACCCGCCCGTTCACCTTCGAGGGCAAGCGCCGCGGCAAGCAGGCCGAGGACGGCATCCAGTCGCTGCGCAACGAGTGCGACACCCTCATCGTGATCCCGAACGACCGGCTGCTGCAGCTCGGCGACATCGGCGTCTCGCTGATGGACGCGTTCCGCTCCGCGGACGAGGTGCTGCTGTCCGGTGTCCAGGGCATCACCGACCTGATCACCACGCCGGGCCTGATCAACCTCGACTTCGCCGACGTCAAGAGCGTCATGTCCGGCGCGGGCTCGGCGTTGATGGGAATAGGGAGCGCACGCGGTGAAGGCAGGGCCATCCAGGCGGCCGAGAAGGCGATCAACTCGCCGCTCCTCGAGGCCTCCATGGACGGTGCGCACGGCGCGCTGCTTTCGATCGCGGGTGGTTCGGACCTGGGTCTGTTCGAGATCAACGAGGCCGCCTCGCTGGTGCAGGAGTCGGCGCACCCGGACGCCAACATCATCTTCGGCACGATCATCGACGACTCCCTCGGCGACGAGGTCCGCGTCACGGTGATCGCGGCCGGGTTCGACGCCGGCGCACCGACGCACAAGAAGCTCGACCCGTCGACGTTCGGCTCCGGCTCGCGCCAGGGCTCGACCACCGCGTCGGCCTCGGCCGGCCAGGTGTCGCACCCGCCGACGCCGCCGTCGGGAGCCACGCCGGTGCCGTCGGCCGGCAGCTCCGGCTACCCGGTCGCGCCGCCGCGGTCGCACTCGCCGTTGCCTTCGGCCACCGGGAGCCAGTCTTCGGGTGGGCTCCCGCAGCCGGGTGGCGGCTCGCGCGGCTACTCGCCGATGGGCTCCAACGCGACCCAGGGCAGCCTGCCCGGCCGCGCGATGCCGGTGCACGACGACCCGTCGGACGACGAGGTCGACGTCCCGCCGTTCATGCGGCGCTGACGACACTGTTCCGTGAAGGCCTCCTGGCCGGCTTTCCAGGCCGATCAGGAGGCCTTCACCGCGTTTGGGAGGATGGCGGCATGCGGGTTCGGCGAGTGGTCACGACCAGGGCAGGCGGCGCGTCCCGGCCGCCGTACGACACGTTCAACCTGGGCGACCACGTCGGCGACGACGAGGGGAACGTCTTCGCGAACCGCAAGCGCCTCGCCGCCGAGCTGGGCCTGGCCGAGGACAAGCTGGCCTGGATGGAACAGGTCCACGGCCGTACCGCGACCACTGTGGACGGCTCCGAGACCCGGGCCGCCGAGGCGACCGACGCGCTCGTGACCGCGACCCCGGGTGTCGCGCTCGTGGTGCTGGTCGCCGACTGCGTCCCCATCCTGCTGGCCGACGCCGAGGCCGGGGTGGTCTCGGCGGTGCACGCCGGGCGCGTCGGCACCCGGGTCGGCGTCGTCCCGGCGGCAGTCTCCGCGATGCGGGAGGCGGGCGCCGAGGTGGGCCGCATCGAAGCCTTGCTCGGCCCGGCCATCTGCGGCGACTGCTACGAGGTCCCGGCCGCCATGGCCGCCGACGTCGAGAAGCACGTTCCCGGCAGTGCCTGCAAGACGCGCCAGGGGACACCCGGCCTCGACCTGCGCGCAGGCCTCTGGCGGCAGCTCGCGGACCTGGGCGTCGGCAAGATCGGCGTCGACCCGCGGTGCACGAACGAGGACAAGACGCTCTTCAGCTACCGCCGCGACGGGACGACCGGGCGGATCGCCGGGATCACCTGGGTCGAGGCATGACCGCCGACGTGCTTCTTTCCGCGGAGGCGGCATGAACACCCTCGATCGCAAGGCCGAGCTGGCTGCGAACCTCGCCGCGGTCGAGGAGCGCATCGCCGCCGCCTGCCGCGCCGCCGGGCGCGCGCGAGACGACGTGAAGCTGATCGCGGTCACCAAGACGTTCCCGGCTTCGGACGCCGCGCTGCTCGCCGACCTCGGCGTCACCGACCTCGGCGAGAACCGCGACCAGGACGCCGGCCCGAAGACGGTCGAAGTCGCCGGGCTGCGGCCCGGCGCCACGCTGCGCTGGCACATGGTCGGCCGGCTGCAGCGGAACAAGGCGCGTTCCGTGGTCGAGTGGGCGCAGGAGGTGCAGTCCCTCGACTCGGCCCGGCTCGCCGACGCGCTGGCGAAGGCGGTCCGTGCGGCGAGGGACGCCCAGATACGTGACGAACCCCTCGACGTGCTGATCCAGGCGAGCCTCGACGACGATCCGGAGCGCGGCGGCTGCCCGCTGGACGAGCTCGGCGCGCTCGCCGAGCGCGTCACTCACATGGGTGAACTGCGGCTTCGGGGCCTGATGGCCGTCGCACCCCTCGGCGCCGACCCGTCGGAGGCCTTCGAACGGCTCGCTCGCGCCGGTGAGCGGCTCCGTGAAGATCACCCGAATGCCGCAGAAGTCTCCGCCGGGATGAGCCATGATCTCGAGCAGGCGATCACGCACGGCTCGACCTGTGTGCGTGTCGGAACCGCGTTGCTCGGCGGACGCGGTTTAGCCTCGCCGTAGGGAGCCCGTACGCGGTCACGTTTAGTGGTCGGCCGTACGGGGCACTGACGGCGTGGAGAAACGTTGGTGCGGGAGCGGCTAGGGCTAGGGAGAGGCATGAGCGCGCTGCAGAAGCTGAAGGCCTACTTCGGGATGGTGCCCGCTGACGACGACGGTTACGAAGTCGAGGACGACTATCGACGCGGCTACGACGACGAGTACGACTCCTACGAAGAGCCGGCTCCTCGGTCGTCGCGTTCACGGTACCGCGACGTCGACGACACTTACGACGAGCCTGTCAGCCGCAGCCGGTCACGCTCCGTGGCCAGTGCGGAGCCGGCCGTTCACGGCGCGCTCGCGATGGACCGGCAGCCCGAGCCCGTGGCGCGCCTGCGACCGGTCACCGAACCGGTCGTGCGCCAGCCGGTGCGTGACCCGTTGAGCCGGATCACCACGCTGCACCCGACCAGCTACGCGGAGGCACGGGCGATCGGCGAGCACTACCGCGAGGGCATCCCGGTGATCATGAACCTCACCGAGATGGAGAACGCGGACGCCAAGCGGCTGGTGGACTTCGCCGCCGGGCTGGCCTTCGCACTGCGCGGGTCGATGGACAAGGTCACCAACAAGGTGTTCCTTCTCTCACCGCCCGATGTGGACGTCACCGCCGAAGACCGTCGGCGGATTGCCGAGGGCGGATTATTCTTGCGGGGCTGAAGTCGCGCGGACCGCTGAGCGCAAGCAGACGTGATTTTGTCGACCCGATGCCGCGTCGACCCCCTCAACAGCGTCTTCTACGAGGACGCCCGGTTAGAGTAGGTACGTGGAAGCTGTGTGGCTGGTCGTCTGGTACGTGCTGTTCGCCTTCTGGCTGCTGCTGACGGCGCGGATCGTGATCGAACTCGTCCGGACGTTCGCCCGTGAGTGGCATCCGGCCGGGGGGGTTGCGGTGACGCTCGAGACCATCTACACAGTGACGGACCCGCCGGTTCGTCTGTTCAGACGAATCATTCCGATGGTTCGAATCGGCGGCGTCGGACTGGACTTGTCGATTATGGTTCTGCTGCTGGTTGTGTTCTTCGCGATGCAACTGGCGACTCCAAGTTGATCGGGGAAGAACTTGGATGGACCCTGCAGGCCATGGAGTGCGTGAGGTGATCTGATGTCGTTGACCCCCGCTGACGTGCATAACGTTGCGTTCAGCAAGCCGCCCATCGGCAAGAGGGGCTACAACGAGGACGAGGTGGACGCGTTCCTCGACCTGGTGGAGACCGAGCTGGCTCGCTTGATCGAAGACAACAACGAGCTGCGCCAGCAGATGGAGCAGCTCGACGCCGAGCTGGAGTCGACTCGTGGCGAGCTCGACAACGCCAAGTCGGCTCCCCCGATGCGTGAAGAGCCGTCGCGCCGGCTGGCGCCGGTGCCGCCGCCGCAGTCCGCCATGGAACAGACCCAGGCGCACTCGATGGTCGGCGACAGCGCCGAGCCGAACGTGCAGGCCGCCAAGGTCCTGGGCCTCGCCCAGGAGATGGCCGACCGGCTGACCGCCGAGGCGAAGACCGAGTCCGACGGGATGCTGGCCGAGGCCCGCACCAAGTCCGAGCAACTGCTCTCGGACGCCCGGGCGAAGTCCGACTCGATGGTCAACGAGGCCCGCACCCGGGTCGACACGATGCTGAACGACGCGCGGACCCGGGCGGAGACGCTGGAGCGCCAGGCGCGCGACAAGGCGACGACACTGGAGCGCGAGTCGCAGCGGAAGTACACCGAGACGATGAACAGCCTCAACGCCGAGAAGGGCGGGCTGGGCAAGAAGATCGAAGAGCTGCGCACGATCGAGCGGGAGTACCGCACGAGGTTGCGCGGGTTCCTCGAGTCCCAGCTGCGCGAGCTCGACGACCGCGGCTCCGCGGCCCCGGCGTCGGCGTCGTCGAACTCCGGGCAGTCGTCCGGTTCGACGAGCGGCGGCCAGGGCTACTCGTTCGGCCCGCGGGCCGAAGCGGGCTGATTTTCCCCCGGGCCCACCCCGCCGGCGCGAGCCGGCGGGGTGGGCCACGGTTCGGAGTCGATCCGATACCGCAGGTGGGCGGGTCGACCGACGATCTTGCCCCGTTCGTGCTGTAATTCAGCGTGCTTTACATCGTGCTGGTACTGGTACTGGCGGCTCTGGGGTTGCTCGTCACCGCGCTCATCACCGCTTCTTCGCTGTGGGCGTGGGTTTCCATCGGACTCTCGGTGCTGGCCGGGCTGCTGCTGGTCGCCGACTGGCTGCGCCGCCGGCGTCGGTCCGCGGCACCTGCCGAACCCGCACCCTCC
Proteins encoded in this window:
- a CDS encoding anti-sigma factor, whose translation is MSTPEMHTLAGAFALDAVSDIERAEFSRHLEQCDSCAQEVAELRATAARLGAAMAEEPPPEFKDRVMTAMHATRQLPPRTRPGSPDRQRRSARAPRWAVVVAAAAAVVGLAAGGVFGGIALTQQQELQSAQTQLDQAKDRYAPVAALLAAPDAKTAHGEAPTGGGVTVVLSKSLNRVMVMDAGLPAQAGGKVYEAWLITGKDAPRSAGVIASAADGGLVVAEGVGSADHLAVSLEQAGGSPSGAPTEVLMSMPVPA
- the ftsZ gene encoding cell division protein FtsZ — protein: MTPPHNYLAVIKVVGIGGGGVNAVNRMIEVGLKGVEFIAVNTDAQALLMSDADVKLDIGRELTRGLGAGAAPEVGQKAAEDHREEIEEVIKGADMVFVTAGEGGGTGTGGAPVVAQIARKLGALTIGVVTRPFTFEGKRRGKQAEDGIQSLRNECDTLIVIPNDRLLQLGDIGVSLMDAFRSADEVLLSGVQGITDLITTPGLINLDFADVKSVMSGAGSALMGIGSARGEGRAIQAAEKAINSPLLEASMDGAHGALLSIAGGSDLGLFEINEAASLVQESAHPDANIIFGTIIDDSLGDEVRVTVIAAGFDAGAPTHKKLDPSTFGSGSRQGSTTASASAGQVSHPPTPPSGATPVPSAGSSGYPVAPPRSHSPLPSATGSQSSGGLPQPGGGSRGYSPMGSNATQGSLPGRAMPVHDDPSDDEVDVPPFMRR
- the pgeF gene encoding peptidoglycan editing factor PgeF, which codes for MRVRRVVTTRAGGASRPPYDTFNLGDHVGDDEGNVFANRKRLAAELGLAEDKLAWMEQVHGRTATTVDGSETRAAEATDALVTATPGVALVVLVADCVPILLADAEAGVVSAVHAGRVGTRVGVVPAAVSAMREAGAEVGRIEALLGPAICGDCYEVPAAMAADVEKHVPGSACKTRQGTPGLDLRAGLWRQLADLGVGKIGVDPRCTNEDKTLFSYRRDGTTGRIAGITWVEA
- a CDS encoding YggS family pyridoxal phosphate-dependent enzyme, which codes for MNTLDRKAELAANLAAVEERIAAACRAAGRARDDVKLIAVTKTFPASDAALLADLGVTDLGENRDQDAGPKTVEVAGLRPGATLRWHMVGRLQRNKARSVVEWAQEVQSLDSARLADALAKAVRAARDAQIRDEPLDVLIQASLDDDPERGGCPLDELGALAERVTHMGELRLRGLMAVAPLGADPSEAFERLARAGERLREDHPNAAEVSAGMSHDLEQAITHGSTCVRVGTALLGGRGLASP
- a CDS encoding cell division protein SepF; the encoded protein is MSALQKLKAYFGMVPADDDGYEVEDDYRRGYDDEYDSYEEPAPRSSRSRYRDVDDTYDEPVSRSRSRSVASAEPAVHGALAMDRQPEPVARLRPVTEPVVRQPVRDPLSRITTLHPTSYAEARAIGEHYREGIPVIMNLTEMENADAKRLVDFAAGLAFALRGSMDKVTNKVFLLSPPDVDVTAEDRRRIAEGGLFLRG
- a CDS encoding YggT family protein, giving the protein MWLVVWYVLFAFWLLLTARIVIELVRTFAREWHPAGGVAVTLETIYTVTDPPVRLFRRIIPMVRIGGVGLDLSIMVLLLVVFFAMQLATPS
- the wag31 gene encoding DivIVA-like cell division protein Wag31, translated to MSLTPADVHNVAFSKPPIGKRGYNEDEVDAFLDLVETELARLIEDNNELRQQMEQLDAELESTRGELDNAKSAPPMREEPSRRLAPVPPPQSAMEQTQAHSMVGDSAEPNVQAAKVLGLAQEMADRLTAEAKTESDGMLAEARTKSEQLLSDARAKSDSMVNEARTRVDTMLNDARTRAETLERQARDKATTLERESQRKYTETMNSLNAEKGGLGKKIEELRTIEREYRTRLRGFLESQLRELDDRGSAAPASASSNSGQSSGSTSGGQGYSFGPRAEAG